A region of the Nocardia asteroides genome:
CCCAGAGTCCGTGTCGTAACGGCAGTCACGGCAATCTTCGACCGGGCCCGTCCACGCCTCGCTACGCATCCCGCCTGTGCTGGGTTCCGCGCTCGGCATGCTCGGTGCTGTCGTCCGAACCGCCGCTGTCTGTTCGCAGCATTGCGGCTATGGACCGGATCGTGTTGTTTTCGAAGGTGCTGATCGGGGGCATGCGCCTGCCGGTCAGTTCGCTCAGTTCGGCCATCACCTGGACAGCCCGGAGCGATGTGCCACCGAGATCGAAGAAATTGTCGTCCACTCCGACCTCGTCGACACCGAGTACGTGCTGCCACAGATCGACCAGTTTGCGTTCGATCTCATCGTTCGGCCTTGTGGGTGCGGCTTGCCGCACCGGCCTGCTCCGGATTCGACCAGCGTCGATGGCTGCGACGATGGCATCCAGATCCCGAAGCTCTTCGACGATTCTCGTGTACGGTATGTCTGAATTCCTGGAATTGGACACGAACCCACGTCCTGTGGGCAGCTTGCGTTGCACGGTGTTCGTCGTGGTTTCCGTTTTCACTTCACGGCTACGATCTATAGATCCCCCAAACGCTATTGAGGCATTGCCTGTCAGGATGAACCGGAATTCCTCCCCTTCTGAATACGAACTGCTCGATACAGTTTCGAAATATGCGCGAGCTGGTTCGTTTCGTCCCGTCGGTACGAACACGATCTCGATGCGGTCGCGATCATGGTTCCTGGCGATTTCACCGAGTGCGGTCACCATCTGGTCCTCGACACCTCGGCTCAGGGCGCGGCAGCTCAGGAAGAATGAATTCACTTGCAGAGCGGTCTCGGTTGGTCGGAACAGCGTCGCGCCGACAAGGCCGTAGTCACCGAACCGATCCTGGACCCGAACCGTGAAGCAATCGAAGGACCCTGAGGTCAGCGCCTCGTTCAGTTGGGCCTCGGTCTGCCGTGCCCCGGTGGTGGTGAACTGGTTGGTGCGCTCGGTGAGCTGGGCAACCCGTGGTAGGTCGCTGGGCTTCCATGGCTGTATATCCACTTGGAGATCGAGGCTCGCCAGGAAAGATTCGAAGGTGATGGACTCGGCTCGTGCCGCCTGCCGTTGCTGCTCCTGGCGGTACCGTTCGTTTCGTGCTCGGTCCTCATCGGTGAGTCTAGCCCGATCCAACGTCCAGATATGGTCGAGGAAGCGCGGAATTTCCGATGTAGTATCTGGGATTCGGAGCGTCAATACTTCAGGCAGGTTCGCCTGAACCTCGGCGCACTCGACCGGGTTGTCGTCGAGGAAGACAAAGTCGGAGAGGCTGAGGCCGAGTTCCTCGGCCAGTGAAACGAGATTGGCCGACTTGTGCTGCCAATTCAGCCGGTGTGCGGCGATGTGGTCGAGCTGGAGGGGCATATCGGTCCGCTGGGCGAAGACATCCAGAACGTCTGCTGGATTGTTTTTGCTACACAGGCAGATGAGCACTCCCAAGTCATGCTGGCGGACGACGAATTCTTGGAGTTCTTGCCGGTACGGATCTATGTGCACACCATGCGGGCCATCCTCGCCGCATACACCGGTCCACAGAGTCTGGTCACAGTCCAAGACAAGTACCTTGGCCGGTGGCTGCCGAGTGGTTAGATACCGTCGGGTAATCATGGTGCCGAGGGCTGCGAAGAATCGATTGGTGTAAGGAATACGCCCGAGCCGTTCAGTACGTACGTCGACATAATCGGATACTGCGTAGTAACGTTGAAGCTCGTCGGGCGTGATCACCACAACATCAGGCAAGTCGGTGACCACTTGCACAAGTGCATCGTCGACTGGCGGACACAACACGAAAATGCACGGACCTTCGACACGCTGACGGAAAGCTTCGAATGCGCCGGCCAACTCCTTGCCTAGGGTAGTTGCTGGACCAGGGGTGCCCTCGAAGCGTGCATTCGGCGACGTTCCGATCGACAAGTTATTGTGGTTTTGAGGCCAAGACGACGTGTTTCGCGCGTAGACGTTCACGAATCCGGTGCCCATCAGGAGTTCGTCCTGATCATCGACGTGGACGGTGAACCCGCGGTCCGACAGCATCTCCGCGACACGAATCCCGTCTTCTGGAGTATGCACCTCGGCTACGACCTGCCTGATGAGCTGCCAGTGCTCGTCACGGATTCCGGCCAGGATGCCAACTTCACTGCCTTCAGCGTCGATCTTCAATAGATCGACTCGCTCGATGGAGTGCTCGGTAAGCACGCTGGAAAGGGTTCTGGTCTCAACGCGGTGAGTCTCGCCAGCAAGTCTATCGGCAGTGAATTGCGCTACCAGCGGGTCGAAGTCGGGTGATTCGGCCGGCATGTTCCGGCGTAGCATGTTCCGGACCACAGCCTCCACCGCCCGGCGGTCCCTTGTCTCATTTGCGGCAAACCCCGAGTATGCTGGGGAGTTCGGATAGAAGGTGAAGTCCTGCACCGAATTCTTGTCCGCGAGGCCATAATTGAATAGCATCGCGTCCGGGCAGTTGCGC
Encoded here:
- a CDS encoding FkbM family methyltransferase, which codes for MALYDSLLGRAIPPGNRWVVELTADSFADHKLQDMVVFPGSVYLDLALTAATVTIGVRPSVLEDVSFDHALVLSPDAPRELQIELIPGQDNRWEFTATGAATDVQHAAALIPTQSAQDDPLLDLADPLWQQGTEISGEALYAQMASAGNYFGPRFRSIQRCRVGDGRVVATWQSPTTPSLTTVDTAMQALTAATGVSDRTFALVGLERLRLTDTPTSPQIGKVYAKLRPGWRADSDEVTGDAVLLDDEGQLIVELTGMRLRCLDSSHSASEALQVAVAATFTAEPLEDSLEFWFDALGISADIKFAGYNQVFQQLLDPGSLLSTNTEGLNVVLVRPEDLLRGGPQDIAELVPYETEYLYKEIFERQVYLRHGIELPDDPCVFDVGANIGMFTMFVRSRCPNARVYAFEPAPATFDILLRNCPDAMLFNYGLADKNSVQDFTFYPNSPAYSGFAANETRDRRAVEAVVRNMLRRNMPAESPDFDPLVAQFTADRLAGETHRVETRTLSSVLTEHSIERVDLLKIDAEGSEVGILAGIRDEHWQLIRQVVAEVHTPEDGIRVAEMLSDRGFTVHVDDQDELLMGTGFVNVYARNTSSWPQNHNNLSIGTSPNARFEGTPGPATTLGKELAGAFEAFRQRVEGPCIFVLCPPVDDALVQVVTDLPDVVVITPDELQRYYAVSDYVDVRTERLGRIPYTNRFFAALGTMITRRYLTTRQPPAKVLVLDCDQTLWTGVCGEDGPHGVHIDPYRQELQEFVVRQHDLGVLICLCSKNNPADVLDVFAQRTDMPLQLDHIAAHRLNWQHKSANLVSLAEELGLSLSDFVFLDDNPVECAEVQANLPEVLTLRIPDTTSEIPRFLDHIWTLDRARLTDEDRARNERYRQEQQRQAARAESITFESFLASLDLQVDIQPWKPSDLPRVAQLTERTNQFTTTGARQTEAQLNEALTSGSFDCFTVRVQDRFGDYGLVGATLFRPTETALQVNSFFLSCRALSRGVEDQMVTALGEIARNHDRDRIEIVFVPTGRNEPARAYFETVSSSSYSEGEEFRFILTGNASIAFGGSIDRSREVKTETTTNTVQRKLPTGRGFVSNSRNSDIPYTRIVEELRDLDAIVAAIDAGRIRSRPVRQAAPTRPNDEIERKLVDLWQHVLGVDEVGVDDNFFDLGGTSLRAVQVMAELSELTGRRMPPISTFENNTIRSIAAMLRTDSGGSDDSTEHAERGTQHRRDA